From Campylobacteraceae bacterium, the proteins below share one genomic window:
- a CDS encoding DUF3012 domain-containing protein yields MKKMIGISLFTFSLLFVTGCSPKVGSDAWCTDMKEKDKGEWTVTQAGDFAKHCLLK; encoded by the coding sequence ATGAAAAAAATGATTGGAATTAGCTTATTTACTTTTAGTTTGTTGTTTGTTACAGGGTGTTCCCCAAAAGTTGGTAGTGATGCTTGGTGTACAGATATGAAAGAAAAAGATAAAGGGGAGTGGACCGTAACACAGGCCGGTGATTTTGCAAAACATTGTCTTCTTAAATAA
- a CDS encoding ASCH domain-containing protein → MTFFERFEEDILSSKKTITIRDASEKDYEINSIVQVSTFESSRWFCTLKIKAVLPILFKDLSDFHAKQENMTLEELREIIQEIYPCVTRLYVISYELVDILEPRD, encoded by the coding sequence ATGACATTTTTTGAGCGTTTTGAAGAAGATATTTTATCTTCTAAAAAAACAATTACCATTCGTGATGCATCGGAAAAAGATTATGAAATAAACAGTATTGTGCAGGTTTCTACTTTTGAAAGCAGCCGTTGGTTTTGTACCTTAAAAATTAAAGCAGTGCTTCCTATTCTTTTTAAGGATTTGTCTGATTTTCATGCCAAACAAGAAAATATGACACTTGAAGAGCTTAGAGAAATAATACAAGAAATCTATCCTTGCGTGACACGTTTGTATGTTATATCGTATGAACTAGTGGATATTCTAGAGCCTAGAGATTAG
- a CDS encoding LysE family translocator has protein sequence MSFESLLTFAAIVFFIAIIPGPNALLVLFTALSNNKSKAFANVAGVSCGFLIHAFISALGLSLLVSKSLIAFTLLKILGVFYLLYLGFTHFKAGYHLKSIAAPKSEEQKGLMKNFTKGLLTNLLNPKIILFYLSIFPQFVSSTNILEDSLFLGAIQALVVSFWFLIIILLSQYLKDFLSKAKNARFLNYFAGSVFVLFSYKLANSK, from the coding sequence ATGAGTTTTGAATCATTATTAACATTTGCAGCTATTGTATTTTTTATAGCAATTATTCCAGGACCTAATGCTTTATTAGTTCTTTTTACTGCCCTTAGTAATAATAAGTCAAAAGCATTTGCAAATGTTGCTGGAGTATCCTGTGGTTTTTTAATACATGCTTTTATTTCGGCCCTAGGGCTCTCTTTATTAGTGTCAAAATCGCTTATTGCTTTTACATTGTTAAAAATACTAGGTGTTTTTTATCTTTTATATTTAGGGTTTACGCATTTTAAAGCAGGTTATCATCTAAAAAGCATAGCAGCGCCTAAGAGTGAAGAACAAAAAGGTTTAATGAAGAATTTTACAAAAGGATTATTAACAAATCTTCTGAACCCCAAAATAATACTTTTTTACTTATCCATTTTTCCTCAATTTGTTAGTTCTACTAATATTTTAGAAGACAGCCTTTTTTTAGGGGCAATACAGGCTTTAGTTGTATCTTTTTGGTTTTTAATAATTATTCTTTTATCTCAATATCTAAAAGATTTTTTATCCAAAGCAAAAAATGCTAGATTCTTAAATTATTTTGCAGGAAGTGTATTTGTTTTGTTTTCTTATAAACTGGCAAATTCAAAATAA
- a CDS encoding EAL domain-containing protein, with translation MFMNLENKKNKKIDDKNYKTIVKNYKFTKEDASNLKSIEALAILCVKELLKGFYAFIFEFEHAKKFLHNKEILSRHEKGIELWYSNLFCGKYDEEYFEKLNIISEIHVRIGLPAHYVNAAFSYVRSFIKDIIVKEKKFEVLVSVDKIIDINLDVLTIAYRQEEQTKLLDDIVLLKYVVDNDYIEPYIQPIFDKEGLKISKYECLMRLFPEGKNKALSVFPYLETAKKIKLYETMMQTMFEKSFKLFCSKETEFSINLSYEDISNTTFREFIYRYIKNAAYSKYIIFEILESDFIEDFTIMQDFAKRVRTFGCKIAIDDFGSGYSSMENILKLKPEIIKIDGSLIKNIDVSKESKTIVKNIVNMAKDLGAKTVAEYVHSKEVFEITKALDIDFLQGFYLGEPKEFSYYFK, from the coding sequence ATGTTTATGAATTTAGAAAACAAAAAAAACAAAAAAATTGATGATAAAAATTATAAAACTATTGTTAAAAACTATAAATTTACAAAAGAAGATGCTTCTAATCTTAAAAGCATAGAAGCTTTGGCTATTTTGTGTGTAAAAGAATTGTTAAAAGGTTTTTATGCTTTTATTTTTGAATTTGAACATGCGAAAAAATTCTTACACAATAAAGAAATTCTTTCTCGTCATGAAAAAGGAATAGAGCTTTGGTATAGCAATCTTTTTTGTGGCAAGTATGATGAAGAGTATTTTGAAAAACTCAATATTATAAGTGAAATTCACGTACGTATTGGTCTTCCTGCTCATTATGTAAATGCAGCTTTTAGTTATGTCCGTAGTTTCATAAAAGATATTATTGTAAAAGAAAAAAAGTTTGAAGTTTTAGTATCTGTTGATAAAATTATAGACATTAACTTAGATGTGTTAACCATTGCTTATAGGCAAGAAGAACAAACAAAACTTCTCGATGATATTGTTTTACTTAAATATGTAGTAGATAATGATTATATAGAACCTTATATCCAACCCATTTTTGATAAAGAGGGTTTAAAAATCAGTAAATATGAGTGTTTAATGCGCTTATTCCCAGAAGGAAAAAACAAAGCTTTGTCTGTTTTTCCTTATTTAGAAACAGCAAAAAAAATCAAACTTTATGAAACAATGATGCAAACAATGTTTGAAAAATCTTTTAAATTGTTCTGCTCTAAAGAAACAGAGTTTAGTATTAATCTGTCTTATGAAGATATTTCAAATACTACTTTTAGAGAATTTATATACAGATATATTAAAAATGCTGCGTATTCAAAATATATTATCTTTGAAATTTTGGAGAGTGATTTTATAGAAGATTTTACAATAATGCAAGACTTTGCGAAGCGTGTACGTACTTTTGGGTGTAAGATAGCTATTGATGATTTTGGAAGCGGTTATTCGAGTATGGAAAATATTTTAAAATTAAAACCAGAGATAATAAAAATAGATGGTTCTTTAATTAAGAATATTGATGTATCTAAAGAATCAAAAACAATTGTTAAAAACATAGTCAATATGGCCAAAGATTTGGGTGCAAAAACGGTTGCTGAATATGTTCATTCAAAAGAAGTTTTTGAGATTACAAAAGCTTTAGATATAGATTTTTTACAAGGTTTTTATTTAGGAGAACCAAAAGAATTCAGTTATTATTTCAAATAA
- a CDS encoding esterase-like activity of phytase family protein, which produces MRKYLSFSISLSVAALFTACASSNVNMDEVLSKMSKKGIQLPYEVLRTDVLDMKTNKVFEIRNGGYGSDMVAHPKNNNQFYALTDRGPNAKYKGAYGKGKKFPTPNYTPRIGLFELQEDTSIILLKQILLKRPTGEEITGLPNSSALGGTGETPYNAKGEVIRLDMNKAYHKKNNPMRLDDYGLDGEGLVALKDGTFWVSDEYGPHMVHFNAKGIEIERINAFKNDIRTKFNLPQEYKNRRPNRGMEGLASSLDEKILVGIMQSTLYNPSKKVKKLNLTRIVSINPKTGETAQYLYKQEKAQNSNSGIVAIGKNTYYVIERDGSFLKGGPKKANNKAQKHIYEIDLSKGSNLEEIKESAAIKQDEALGLMIEGKTLEEFVLQEGWQKLLDYGIKPVSKKLILDMVKEVQYPHDKMEGLWLIKDGYIGILNDDDFATWSTKGKLHAKMLGTGKVDSNTLYIVNTKK; this is translated from the coding sequence ATGAGAAAATATCTCTCTTTTAGTATATCGCTTAGTGTTGCAGCACTTTTTACAGCCTGTGCAAGCTCAAATGTAAATATGGATGAAGTATTAAGTAAAATGTCTAAAAAGGGTATACAGTTGCCTTATGAGGTTCTACGTACAGATGTTCTTGATATGAAAACAAATAAAGTCTTTGAGATTAGAAATGGGGGTTATGGTTCAGATATGGTTGCCCACCCCAAAAACAATAATCAATTTTATGCTTTAACCGATCGAGGTCCTAATGCAAAATATAAAGGAGCTTACGGAAAAGGAAAAAAGTTTCCAACGCCAAATTATACTCCGAGAATTGGACTTTTTGAATTACAAGAAGATACTTCTATTATACTGCTTAAACAAATATTATTAAAACGTCCTACAGGAGAGGAAATCACAGGTCTTCCTAACTCTTCAGCCCTAGGAGGTACAGGAGAAACTCCTTATAATGCCAAAGGTGAAGTCATTCGTTTGGATATGAACAAAGCCTATCATAAAAAAAACAATCCTATGAGATTGGATGATTATGGTTTAGATGGAGAAGGTTTAGTGGCTCTAAAAGATGGAACATTTTGGGTCAGTGATGAATATGGTCCTCATATGGTTCATTTTAATGCTAAAGGAATAGAAATTGAGAGAATCAATGCTTTTAAAAACGATATACGAACAAAATTCAATCTTCCGCAAGAATATAAAAACAGAAGACCTAACAGAGGAATGGAAGGGTTAGCTTCAAGTTTAGATGAAAAAATACTAGTAGGAATAATGCAATCAACGCTTTATAATCCAAGTAAAAAAGTAAAAAAACTCAATCTTACACGTATTGTAAGTATTAATCCAAAAACAGGTGAAACCGCACAATATTTATACAAACAAGAAAAAGCACAAAATTCAAACTCAGGTATAGTTGCTATTGGAAAAAACACCTATTATGTTATTGAAAGAGATGGTTCTTTTTTGAAAGGTGGACCTAAAAAAGCCAATAACAAAGCACAAAAACATATCTATGAAATCGATTTAAGTAAAGGAAGTAATCTTGAAGAAATAAAAGAAAGCGCTGCTATTAAACAAGATGAAGCGCTTGGACTTATGATTGAAGGCAAAACTTTAGAAGAGTTTGTTTTACAAGAAGGTTGGCAAAAACTTTTAGACTATGGCATTAAACCTGTTAGCAAAAAACTCATTCTTGATATGGTAAAAGAAGTACAATACCCTCATGATAAAATGGAAGGGTTATGGCTTATCAAAGATGGGTATATAGGTATCTTAAATGACGATGATTTTGCAACCTGGTCAACAAAAGGTAAACTTCACGCAAAAATGTTAGGTACAGGAAAAGTAGATTCCAATACCCTTTATATTGTAAATACAAAAAAATAA
- a CDS encoding AAA family ATPase: protein MQEIALKILKSGQNVFLTGSAGTGKTHILNEFVLYLKARKILPTIVAPTGIAASHLNGQTIHSYFSLGIRDSIDEAFISSLLEKKYLQTRFKKLKILIIDEISMVSPNVFSAIDQILRAFKQNDEPFAGIQVILSGDFFQLPPISKNIEGKRFAWQSPSWKNLDLQTCYLEKKFRQDDNQLIFVLDEIRSGQVSQKSHDILNARYQKDLDIDFTPTKLYTHNMDVDRINNDELRSINNETQVYTYRSEGAKTNIEKLFKSALVKEELSLKKDAVVMFIKNNPEKYYINGTTGVVIDFSKDEEKLPIVKLSNGYIIKVEYEDWMIENDKGKVQAKISQIPLKLAWAITIHKSQGMTLDAAQIDLSKTFEVGQGYVALSRIKNIEGLKLMGFNDNALSVDSLILSIDPRIKQASKKAEQKILDYEDKQLDAIFLSYIQRLGGICDVKEIEKEKVLLNSKPKIEEKVPNHIKTKNLISTSDSLESLAKKASFSVSTIMNHLVLIKKDEANFDISKYMPNLSTINLVNDAINDIKERKTQEDFSEDGKIRLKAIFTKLDEKISYDDIKMTLI, encoded by the coding sequence ATGCAAGAAATAGCTCTTAAAATATTAAAATCTGGTCAAAATGTTTTTTTAACAGGATCAGCAGGTACGGGTAAAACTCATATCTTAAATGAATTCGTTTTATATCTCAAAGCAAGGAAAATACTTCCTACTATAGTAGCACCTACAGGAATTGCGGCATCACATTTAAATGGACAAACGATTCATTCTTATTTTAGTCTAGGAATAAGAGACAGTATTGATGAAGCTTTTATTTCAAGTTTATTAGAAAAAAAATATCTACAAACAAGATTTAAGAAACTAAAAATATTAATTATCGATGAGATTTCTATGGTAAGTCCTAATGTATTTTCTGCAATTGACCAAATATTAAGAGCTTTTAAACAAAATGATGAACCTTTTGCAGGTATTCAAGTAATACTTTCAGGTGATTTTTTTCAGTTACCTCCCATTTCTAAAAATATAGAAGGTAAAAGATTTGCCTGGCAAAGCCCTTCATGGAAAAACCTTGATTTACAAACGTGTTATTTAGAAAAAAAGTTTAGACAAGATGACAATCAACTTATTTTTGTATTAGATGAGATAAGAAGCGGGCAGGTATCTCAAAAAAGTCATGATATTTTGAATGCAAGATATCAAAAAGACTTAGATATAGATTTTACGCCTACAAAATTGTATACCCATAATATGGATGTAGATAGAATTAACAATGATGAGTTAAGAAGTATCAATAATGAAACACAGGTTTATACGTATAGAAGTGAGGGTGCTAAAACAAATATTGAAAAGTTATTCAAATCTGCTTTGGTCAAAGAAGAACTTAGCTTAAAAAAAGATGCTGTTGTTATGTTTATTAAAAACAATCCCGAAAAATACTATATAAATGGAACCACAGGGGTAGTCATTGATTTCTCAAAAGATGAAGAAAAACTTCCTATAGTAAAACTATCAAATGGTTATATCATAAAAGTAGAATATGAAGATTGGATGATAGAAAATGATAAAGGAAAAGTACAGGCAAAAATATCTCAAATACCTCTAAAACTTGCTTGGGCTATTACTATTCATAAATCACAAGGAATGACACTTGATGCTGCACAAATAGATTTATCTAAAACCTTTGAAGTAGGGCAAGGGTATGTAGCACTGTCAAGAATAAAAAACATAGAAGGTCTTAAACTAATGGGTTTTAATGACAATGCCCTAAGTGTGGATTCTTTGATTTTAAGTATTGACCCTAGAATCAAACAAGCTTCAAAAAAAGCAGAACAAAAAATACTAGATTATGAAGATAAACAACTTGATGCTATTTTCTTATCCTATATACAGCGACTTGGGGGAATCTGTGATGTAAAAGAGATAGAAAAAGAAAAAGTATTATTAAATTCAAAACCTAAAATCGAAGAAAAAGTGCCCAACCATATCAAAACAAAAAATCTAATAAGCACATCAGATAGTCTTGAATCTTTAGCCAAAAAGGCCAGTTTCTCTGTATCTACTATTATGAATCACCTTGTTTTAATAAAAAAAGACGAAGCCAATTTTGATATATCAAAATATATGCCAAACCTAAGTACGATTAATCTTGTTAATGATGCCATTAACGATATCAAAGAGAGAAAAACCCAAGAAGATTTCTCAGAAGACGGAAAAATCAGATTAAAAGCAATATTTACAAAATTGGATGAAAAAATATCATACGATGATATAAAAATGACCCTAATCTAA
- a CDS encoding AraC family transcriptional regulator, with protein MKTSTRDEHIHSVCKVILYIEQNYHYDLNLEQLSKIASFSAYHFHRIFQAIMAETLSEYIRRVRLQSTTLKFKTNQRVTQIAQSSGYETNASFSKAFKNHFGISPKEFSKNAKVQEGNEMLEPKIIELKEVEILYVRKEGDYTVSASKAWEGLMQFAYRNKIKYKKNLMGKSAMMFGIGHDDPNVTDTNKLRYDACITWDDKTVKPEGEILNKTIEGGKYAMFLHKGSYENLKPLYDEIGNWIVQSGIELRDLPLFEKYYNRDPRRTKAENLKTEIYVPIR; from the coding sequence ATGAAAACATCTACAAGAGACGAGCATATTCATAGTGTATGTAAAGTTATTTTATATATTGAGCAAAACTACCATTATGACTTAAACCTTGAACAATTGTCAAAAATTGCCAGTTTTTCAGCCTATCACTTTCATAGAATTTTTCAAGCCATTATGGCTGAGACCTTGAGTGAGTATATCAGAAGAGTAAGACTGCAAAGTACAACCTTAAAGTTTAAAACAAATCAAAGAGTTACTCAAATTGCACAATCTAGTGGATATGAAACAAATGCTTCTTTTTCAAAAGCTTTTAAAAATCATTTTGGAATAAGTCCTAAAGAGTTTTCCAAAAATGCTAAAGTACAAGAAGGAAATGAAATGTTAGAGCCAAAAATTATTGAACTAAAAGAAGTAGAGATTCTATATGTGAGAAAAGAGGGTGATTATACTGTATCTGCCTCTAAAGCATGGGAAGGATTGATGCAATTTGCTTACAGAAATAAGATAAAATATAAAAAAAACCTTATGGGAAAAAGCGCTATGATGTTTGGAATAGGACATGATGATCCAAATGTCACCGATACCAATAAACTAAGATACGATGCTTGTATTACATGGGATGATAAAACAGTAAAACCAGAAGGTGAAATTTTAAACAAAACCATAGAAGGTGGAAAATACGCTATGTTTTTACACAAAGGTTCTTATGAGAATTTAAAACCCTTATACGATGAAATTGGCAATTGGATTGTGCAAAGTGGTATTGAGTTAAGAGACTTGCCCTTGTTTGAAAAGTATTATAACCGTGATCCAAGAAGAACCAAAGCAGAAAATCTGAAAACTGAGATTTATGTTCCTATTAGATGA
- a CDS encoding DNA alkylation repair protein: MNEYTKYAAIIRKELMKVSTPEKIKSTKRYFPNGITCLGANASDIKLIIADFHKNNPLLSAKQVLLVTEEVLRNSVYSEEIMLAYGLITKLVKKNYDDDLLLRFEYWLENYSTNWALVDDLCIKTIYNFLLVRPHLIEKTQHWSKSNVSWCRRASNVVWVKFIKRKMKGSIYYLDKNLVFENCDTLLNDEDEFVQKSVGWLLKVTSLQHDAEVLNYIINKHRFMKRSTVLYALEKFPSDIRQKVLALKR; encoded by the coding sequence ATGAATGAATACACAAAATACGCAGCTATAATTAGAAAGGAACTCATGAAAGTGAGTACTCCTGAAAAAATAAAGTCTACGAAAAGGTATTTCCCAAATGGCATTACCTGTCTTGGGGCAAACGCTTCTGATATAAAATTAATCATTGCTGATTTTCATAAAAATAACCCTTTGTTATCAGCGAAACAAGTACTTTTAGTTACAGAAGAAGTATTAAGAAACTCAGTATACAGTGAAGAAATAATGCTAGCCTATGGACTTATTACTAAGTTGGTAAAAAAGAACTATGATGATGATTTATTGTTACGTTTTGAGTATTGGCTTGAGAATTACTCTACCAACTGGGCACTCGTTGATGATTTATGTATAAAAACTATTTATAATTTTTTATTAGTACGACCTCATTTAATTGAAAAAACACAACATTGGTCTAAATCTAATGTTTCTTGGTGCAGGCGTGCCAGTAATGTTGTTTGGGTTAAATTTATAAAACGAAAAATGAAAGGTTCTATCTATTATTTAGATAAGAATTTGGTTTTTGAAAATTGTGATACTCTCTTAAATGATGAAGATGAATTTGTTCAAAAAAGCGTGGGATGGCTTTTAAAAGTAACTTCCTTACAGCATGATGCTGAGGTGCTTAATTATATTATAAATAAGCACAGGTTTATGAAAAGATCAACAGTCTTATATGCACTGGAAAAGTTTCCTAGTGATATTCGACAAAAAGTACTGGCCTTAAAAAGATGA
- a CDS encoding DMT family transporter, protein MENNYLKALSLTLSHALLFSLTGVFINLVSSEIGIFEQIFYRALFSLIFIFLVFKPKIKACLQKDALLILASRGIFGFLGMGSMFYAILNLQLSIAMVLTFTTPLFVMILGKFILKEKVNGNQIIPIMTVFIGLFFVANISFVDKVSFGVDLFPFSIGLLGSALTAIAFLSMRCALKMVSTQVVIVWFSLFNIIGASIVSYDSLSIPVGNDIYYVIAIAVFGLLSDITKTQAYKYAAAWFVSLISLSSIVFSVFLGWLILDEYIEVTQVFGIILISSGIVLLILKLQNISPRLKSSPL, encoded by the coding sequence TTGGAAAATAATTATTTAAAAGCCTTATCCTTAACATTATCACATGCATTACTGTTCTCATTAACGGGAGTTTTTATTAACTTAGTATCCAGTGAAATTGGAATTTTTGAACAAATTTTCTATAGAGCATTGTTCTCATTGATTTTTATTTTTTTAGTATTTAAACCTAAAATTAAAGCGTGCTTACAAAAAGATGCACTGTTAATATTAGCCTCTCGTGGAATATTTGGTTTTCTAGGAATGGGATCAATGTTTTATGCTATTTTGAATCTTCAACTTTCCATTGCAATGGTTTTGACTTTTACTACTCCCCTTTTTGTAATGATATTAGGAAAATTTATTTTAAAAGAAAAAGTAAATGGAAATCAAATAATACCAATAATGACAGTTTTCATTGGTTTATTCTTTGTGGCGAACATAAGCTTTGTAGACAAAGTAAGTTTTGGAGTAGATTTATTTCCCTTTAGTATAGGATTACTGGGTAGTGCATTAACAGCTATTGCTTTTTTATCAATGCGTTGCGCATTAAAAATGGTTAGCACACAAGTAGTGATTGTTTGGTTTTCGCTATTCAATATAATAGGAGCTAGCATAGTATCTTATGATAGTTTGTCTATACCTGTGGGTAATGATATATATTACGTCATTGCTATTGCTGTATTTGGCTTGTTATCTGATATAACCAAAACGCAAGCTTATAAATATGCAGCAGCTTGGTTTGTAAGTTTAATATCACTTTCAAGTATAGTATTCTCTGTCTTTTTAGGATGGTTAATTCTAGATGAATATATTGAAGTTACTCAAGTATTTGGTATTATTTTAATATCAAGTGGAATAGTTCTTCTTATTCTAAAATTACAAAATATAAGCCCTAGGCTTAAGTCTTCTCCTCTTTAA
- a CDS encoding AraC family transcriptional regulator translates to MNYFNKDLDNIGFKLIEPCLELKPFIQSFWLVKFNRIPFSVPLKIIADGNSGFVINFSSAYIVKMKGKSSTYSDKFVYFPPSEDPAFVSAKGNVFVIGVRFNAAGVYRFFNKDISSFNNNISSIENSPDWQIDSLFSSLEKTQKVKDKIHTLELFLLDKLKHSRKRNSPWIFEFISRIREEKGNVNIQDLCEEFNVDIRHVQRRFKIELGLSAKLYSRLIRIQDSKKTLSSLIVASLTSFSYDKGFFDQSHFINEFKHFIKETPREYLHKKFLQAKEFSFKKYKK, encoded by the coding sequence ATGAATTATTTTAATAAAGATTTAGACAATATCGGGTTTAAACTAATAGAACCTTGTTTAGAATTAAAACCATTTATTCAATCTTTTTGGCTTGTTAAATTTAATAGAATTCCTTTTTCTGTGCCATTAAAAATCATAGCTGATGGAAATTCAGGTTTTGTTATAAATTTCTCCTCTGCTTATATCGTTAAAATGAAGGGAAAATCATCCACCTATAGCGATAAATTTGTTTATTTTCCTCCCAGTGAAGATCCTGCTTTTGTAAGTGCGAAGGGCAATGTTTTTGTAATAGGGGTACGCTTCAATGCAGCGGGCGTTTACAGATTTTTTAATAAAGATATTTCTAGTTTTAATAACAATATCTCTAGTATAGAAAATAGTCCTGATTGGCAAATAGATTCTTTATTCTCTAGCTTAGAAAAAACGCAAAAAGTAAAAGATAAAATACATACTTTGGAGTTATTTTTATTAGATAAATTAAAACACTCAAGAAAACGTAATTCACCTTGGATTTTTGAGTTTATATCTAGAATAAGAGAAGAAAAAGGAAATGTAAATATTCAAGACTTATGCGAAGAATTCAATGTAGATATAAGACATGTTCAAAGACGTTTTAAAATTGAACTTGGATTGAGTGCTAAGTTATACTCTAGATTAATAAGAATTCAAGACAGTAAAAAAACGCTTAGTTCCTTAATTGTGGCTTCTTTAACCTCTTTTTCTTATGATAAAGGATTTTTTGACCAGTCTCATTTTATAAATGAATTTAAACATTTTATCAAAGAAACTCCCAGAGAATATTTGCATAAAAAGTTTTTACAAGCAAAAGAATTCTCTTTTAAAAAATATAAAAAATAG